A window of the Roseburia sp. 831b genome harbors these coding sequences:
- a CDS encoding glycosyltransferase family 2 protein: MKKKCVSIVIPCYNEQETLPTIYPAITDVMKTIPEYDYEILLVDDGSKDRTNEMMKELAAKDEHVRYFSFSRNFGKEAAIYAGLCNAKGDFVTTMDADMQDPPALLPEMVRVLEEEDFDSVATRRVSRKGEPVIRSFFSRSFYKVIRKISDVDIADGARDYRMMTREMTDSVIALSENNRFSKGIFAWVGYKTKWLEFENVERVAGETKWSFWKLLKYSMDGITNFSNVPLMISSYMGMLLTFFSFLAIIFIIVRKLIFDDPVSGWPSLVCIITLIGGIQLFCMGIMGQYLSKTYMEVKRRPHYIIRETNSEDAERNK, from the coding sequence ATGAAAAAGAAATGTGTGAGCATAGTGATTCCTTGTTACAACGAACAGGAGACATTACCTACAATTTATCCGGCGATTACGGATGTGATGAAAACGATTCCGGAATATGATTATGAGATTTTATTAGTGGATGACGGTTCTAAGGACCGTACCAATGAGATGATGAAAGAACTTGCCGCAAAAGATGAGCATGTGCGCTATTTTTCTTTTTCCAGAAATTTTGGAAAAGAGGCTGCAATTTATGCAGGTCTTTGTAATGCAAAAGGAGATTTTGTGACGACAATGGATGCGGATATGCAGGACCCGCCGGCACTTTTGCCAGAGATGGTACGGGTTTTAGAGGAAGAAGATTTTGACAGTGTCGCAACAAGACGTGTCAGCAGAAAAGGGGAACCGGTGATTCGTTCTTTCTTTTCAAGGTCTTTTTATAAGGTAATCCGCAAAATTTCAGATGTGGATATTGCAGATGGTGCAAGAGATTACCGCATGATGACACGTGAGATGACAGACAGTGTCATTGCATTAAGCGAGAATAACCGTTTCTCGAAGGGAATTTTTGCCTGGGTCGGTTACAAGACAAAATGGCTGGAATTTGAGAATGTGGAACGTGTGGCAGGAGAGACAAAATGGAGTTTCTGGAAGCTGCTTAAATATTCCATGGATGGAATTACAAACTTTTCAAATGTTCCGCTTATGATTTCTTCCTATATGGGAATGCTGCTGACATTTTTCTCTTTCCTTGCCATTATCTTTATCATTGTAAGAAAACTGATTTTTGATGACCCGGTCAGCGGATGGCCGTCCTTAGTCTGTATTATCACGCTGATAGGTGGAATTCAGCTTTTCTGCATGGGAATTATGGGACAGTATTTGTCAAAGACCTACATGGAAGTGAAGAGACGCCCACATTACATCATCCGTGAGACGAACAGCGAGGACGCAGAACGCAATAAATAA
- a CDS encoding lytic transglycosylase domain-containing protein, giving the protein MNVTVLPYIDQDYLNSLLEAQKAAAEAKELAAAKAADTANTSFASTLENVVSQTPVSNTAVSTTNTVTCSDEALEAVFQKAADTYGVSANLLKAIAKAESNFTQYATSKSGAMGIMQLMPSTAAGLGVTDAYDIEQNIMGGANLISQLLVKYNGDTSLALAAYNAGSGNVDKYGGIPPFTETQNYVSKIMGYLQGDVSVSGSNTSYQPSSGLSTEAKEAVSDALDVIFSKLNINSDSLSDFVELVTDKISTDAQSE; this is encoded by the coding sequence ATGAACGTTACGGTATTACCTTATATCGATCAAGATTATCTAAATTCCTTATTAGAAGCACAAAAGGCTGCCGCCGAGGCAAAAGAACTTGCTGCTGCAAAAGCTGCTGATACTGCCAATACAAGTTTTGCTTCTACATTAGAGAATGTCGTTTCCCAGACACCCGTTTCGAACACTGCCGTTTCTACTACTAACACGGTAACCTGTTCCGATGAAGCATTAGAAGCTGTTTTCCAAAAAGCTGCTGATACTTACGGTGTTTCTGCAAACCTGTTAAAGGCAATTGCAAAAGCGGAATCGAATTTCACACAATATGCAACCAGTAAAAGTGGTGCTATGGGAATCATGCAGTTAATGCCTTCCACCGCAGCCGGTCTTGGTGTCACAGACGCCTATGACATTGAGCAGAACATTATGGGTGGTGCAAACTTAATCAGCCAGCTTTTAGTAAAATACAATGGTGATACTTCTCTCGCCCTCGCTGCTTACAATGCCGGCAGTGGCAATGTTGATAAATACGGTGGTATTCCACCTTTCACCGAAACCCAGAATTATGTAAGTAAGATCATGGGTTATCTGCAGGGCGATGTCTCTGTCAGCGGTTCTAACACTTCCTACCAGCCTTCCTCTGGTCTTAGTACAGAGGCGAAAGAAGCGGTAAGCGATGCGCTGGATGTCATCTTTTCCAAGCTGAACATCAACTCGGATTCCTTATCCGATTTCGTGGAACTTGTCACCGATAAGATTTCAACAGATGCTCAAAGCGAATAA
- a CDS encoding helix-turn-helix domain-containing protein translates to MKKDDARLAPRYDVVEQLKQERKSQHITQETLAKRVGTQKSNISRFESGTYNPSLDFLIKVAGSLGKQIQIQIK, encoded by the coding sequence ATGAAGAAAGATGATGCAAGACTTGCTCCCCGCTACGACGTGGTTGAGCAGCTAAAACAGGAACGCAAATCCCAACATATCACACAAGAGACTTTGGCAAAGCGCGTCGGAACACAGAAATCAAATATTTCCAGATTTGAAAGTGGCACCTACAACCCTAGCCTTGATTTTCTAATTAAGGTAGCCGGAAGTCTTGGGAAACAGATTCAGATACAGATTAAATAA
- a CDS encoding MarR family transcriptional regulator, giving the protein MREQEMLLKELAGMIERQEMLSKLTESHVLEGYGYSETQCIDAIGRMELPNVTKIAEQMGMTRGAISKMTKKLLAKNMIEKYTLETNRKEVYFRLTEDGQLLFEEHEKRHRLWEKRDTEFLNRYPSEEVDVMLRFMKEFNVYLQQKIEELS; this is encoded by the coding sequence ATGAGAGAACAGGAAATGTTACTAAAAGAACTGGCGGGCATGATAGAACGCCAGGAAATGCTGTCAAAACTGACAGAGAGTCATGTGTTAGAGGGATATGGCTATTCCGAGACACAGTGTATTGATGCAATTGGACGTATGGAGCTCCCAAATGTGACAAAGATTGCGGAGCAGATGGGCATGACGCGTGGCGCAATCAGTAAGATGACGAAGAAGCTGCTTGCGAAGAACATGATTGAAAAGTACACATTAGAGACAAATCGAAAAGAAGTTTATTTTCGGTTAACAGAGGATGGACAGCTTTTATTTGAAGAACATGAGAAGAGACATCGTTTGTGGGAAAAACGGGACACAGAGTTTTTGAATCGCTATCCGAGTGAAGAAGTAGATGTGATGTTACGCTTTATGAAAGAGTTTAATGTCTATTTGCAGCAGAAAATCGAAGAACTTTCCTAA
- a CDS encoding YfhO family protein: MYLQKEKWKKRMPLLAAFFLPLLISILVCIDHSVYPFGEECILHVDMYHQYCPFFTELMQKLKSGGSLLYSFHIGLGSDFTSLFAYYLASPMNWLLLIWPKNHVIEFMTILILLKIALSGLAFGYYLREHFGKNDISLSLFATAYALSGFVAAYSWNIMWMDCIFLTPLIVLGLERLVKEEKCILYTITLALSILTNYYISIMICLFLVLYFVILWFEERKNKGKSILWFTVCSLLAGGMGAVLLIPEIKILGYSGSSGISFPKEVEWYFNIIAELSRSCVITEPYTGRDHWPNIYCGVWMLLFVVLYILNRKISWKKKIPRVLLLAFFVVSFANNMLDFIWHGLHFPDSLPGRQSFLFIFLLLCIGYETFLYLKGTKLFHIGIALVVSMLLLLAGKYVSDETLVDGDAFIMTAVLLGCYAVILVLYLTGNRGVKRGMRDLLFAVMIVELTLNFDLTGLDTTSRSAYVASKEDYQNVLDQISESEEKENDAVFYRVEELERKTKNDAALYQYNSATQFSSLMNIQVSHFYRKLGMEGGKNFYCINGATPLSQALLSVKYVIADNPDEAGPLRSLVAHSGNAYVYENKYSLPLGFMVEENVEDNWNLDIGNEMGVLNQLADLLDAKEEMFTKTDGTHETTQDGETTFVVQEDGYLYATYENRTVDNLTEKTSDGRTRSFTKCSHGYTLELGYLKAGTTVSITNEDGACIPMQFYTLNEKSVQEAFETLNSQTMKLTSFSDTKVSGEIEVTKAGRFVVSIPNEEGWTLFVDGKKVETQSFADTFLSVPLEKGTHQICLTYCTPGLKEGAAISLASVVIFWGIVYGRRKRKNERTTIVNEKEMCEHSDSLLQRTGDITYNLSGDYGCDENDSGI; encoded by the coding sequence ATGTATCTGCAAAAGGAAAAATGGAAGAAAAGAATGCCGTTACTTGCAGCTTTTTTCCTTCCGCTTCTGATTTCGATTCTTGTATGTATTGATCACAGCGTGTATCCATTTGGGGAAGAATGCATTCTTCATGTGGATATGTACCATCAATATTGTCCGTTCTTTACGGAATTGATGCAAAAATTAAAGAGTGGCGGCAGTCTGCTTTATTCGTTTCACATTGGGCTGGGCTCTGATTTTACATCCTTATTTGCTTATTATTTAGCAAGTCCGATGAACTGGCTGCTTCTCATCTGGCCGAAGAATCATGTCATTGAATTTATGACAATTCTGATTTTGTTAAAAATCGCATTGAGCGGGCTTGCGTTTGGCTATTACTTAAGAGAGCATTTTGGAAAAAATGACATTTCTCTAAGCCTGTTTGCAACGGCGTACGCATTGTCTGGGTTTGTGGCAGCATATAGCTGGAATATTATGTGGATGGATTGTATTTTCCTAACACCGCTCATTGTGCTTGGACTAGAACGACTGGTAAAGGAAGAAAAGTGCATACTGTATACAATTACACTTGCGCTGTCTATCTTAACCAATTATTACATTTCAATTATGATTTGCCTTTTCCTGGTGCTTTATTTTGTGATTCTCTGGTTTGAAGAAAGAAAAAATAAGGGAAAAAGCATTCTCTGGTTCACCGTCTGCTCGCTGCTTGCTGGCGGAATGGGTGCCGTTTTATTAATACCGGAAATTAAGATTTTAGGATACAGCGGTTCTTCCGGAATTTCGTTTCCAAAGGAAGTGGAGTGGTATTTTAATATCATCGCCGAGTTGTCGAGAAGCTGTGTCATCACCGAACCATATACGGGAAGAGACCACTGGCCGAACATTTACTGTGGAGTGTGGATGTTACTGTTTGTGGTGCTTTACATTTTAAATCGAAAAATTTCCTGGAAAAAGAAGATTCCCCGCGTGTTACTGCTTGCCTTTTTTGTGGTAAGCTTTGCAAATAATATGTTGGACTTTATCTGGCATGGATTGCATTTCCCGGATTCTCTGCCGGGAAGACAGTCGTTTCTTTTTATTTTCCTGCTGCTTTGCATTGGATACGAGACATTTTTATATTTAAAAGGAACAAAATTGTTTCATATTGGAATTGCGTTAGTGGTATCCATGCTCTTGCTGCTCGCCGGAAAATATGTGTCGGATGAGACGTTAGTGGACGGGGATGCATTTATCATGACGGCCGTGCTGCTTGGCTGTTACGCCGTTATTTTGGTACTCTACCTGACCGGAAATCGTGGCGTGAAAAGAGGAATGCGTGATTTGCTTTTTGCGGTTATGATTGTGGAACTGACGTTGAATTTTGATTTGACGGGGCTGGATACAACAAGCCGCAGCGCCTATGTGGCATCGAAAGAGGACTATCAGAATGTGCTAGACCAGATATCCGAATCGGAGGAAAAAGAGAACGATGCAGTTTTTTATCGGGTGGAGGAATTAGAGCGCAAGACCAAAAATGATGCCGCACTGTATCAGTACAATTCTGCAACACAGTTTTCTTCCTTGATGAATATTCAGGTTAGCCACTTCTACCGGAAACTGGGAATGGAGGGTGGCAAGAACTTTTATTGTATCAATGGAGCAACACCGCTTTCACAGGCACTTTTATCAGTAAAATATGTCATTGCAGACAATCCGGATGAAGCAGGCCCGCTTCGTTCGTTAGTAGCGCACAGTGGAAACGCCTATGTTTACGAGAATAAGTATTCGCTGCCTCTTGGTTTTATGGTAGAGGAAAATGTGGAGGATAACTGGAATCTTGATATTGGAAATGAGATGGGGGTATTAAACCAGCTGGCGGATTTGCTCGATGCGAAGGAAGAAATGTTTACAAAGACGGACGGAACACATGAGACGACGCAGGATGGAGAAACTACATTTGTAGTTCAAGAGGACGGGTATCTTTATGCGACCTATGAGAATCGGACGGTAGATAATCTGACAGAAAAAACCAGTGACGGGCGAACAAGGTCATTTACAAAATGTTCGCATGGGTATACACTAGAGCTTGGCTATTTAAAGGCAGGGACAACGGTGTCCATCACAAATGAGGATGGAGCATGCATTCCGATGCAGTTTTATACGCTCAATGAAAAGAGTGTCCAAGAAGCATTCGAGACATTAAACAGTCAGACGATGAAGCTTACGTCCTTTTCCGATACAAAAGTGAGTGGAGAAATCGAGGTAACAAAGGCGGGACGTTTTGTGGTTTCGATTCCAAATGAGGAAGGCTGGACACTGTTTGTCGATGGGAAAAAAGTAGAGACGCAAAGCTTTGCGGATACGTTTCTTAGTGTCCCTTTGGAAAAGGGAACACACCAGATTTGCCTTACTTACTGTACACCGGGGTTAAAAGAGGGGGCGGCAATCAGCCTGGCTTCGGTTGTGATTTTTTGGGGTATTGTTTATGGGAGAAGAAAAAGGAAAAACGAAAGGACTACAATTGTAAATGAAAAAGAAATGTGTGAGCATAGTGATTCCTTGTTACAACGAACAGGAGACATTACCTACAATTTATCCGGCGATTACGGATGTGATGAAAACGATTCCGGAATATGA
- a CDS encoding LTA synthase family protein, whose translation MEENQKKMMQKLGKKWMKKAAKPVANGLLFLLFPILNFYLLEFYTHNPFEEVRSFAQFANVMLFLLLQTVFFFLFGKLRVAVRIEMGITMVYGIANAYVTAFRTNPIVPWDVLSLKTATSVAGNYDFAPSRRMVVVTVFYLLILIGVQFVKLTCRSISLWKRCGFGIITVVVLCLFCNSLQTESFQNRHLLYNKLFTPVYMTNVDGIAVTFVMNLAYMAIEKPAGYNSETAKETLSAYESQVTEQEEEVSNEELPNIIVIMNESFSDLSVLGDFTTNEDYMPYLHQLQKGEENTVTGMLNVSVCGGNTANTEFEFLTGNTMAFLPQGSIAYQQYITGDLPAIPSYLASLGYETYATHPYYASGWDRDTVYPKLGFEHMDFIDSYESPTYIRKYISDDSCVDKIISLYEKKKQGTPMFLFNVTMQNHGGYSEKSYNFTPDIKVDGVSNFSLEQYLSLVKRSDEALERLISYFKETDEKTIVVFFGDHQPSDLVASSILNLNGMTTTTLTEEETKLRYEVPYVIWANYDIGEETNADTSANYLGLEVLQKAGITLPAYQNFLKETKEKYPILSAVRITNQDSGETSKKKESEGLNLYQQLQYYLLFDLEE comes from the coding sequence ATGGAAGAAAATCAGAAAAAGATGATGCAAAAATTAGGAAAGAAGTGGATGAAAAAAGCAGCAAAGCCGGTTGCAAATGGTTTGCTATTTCTTTTGTTCCCGATTTTAAATTTTTATTTATTAGAATTCTATACACATAATCCGTTTGAGGAGGTGCGTTCTTTCGCACAGTTTGCAAATGTAATGCTGTTTTTGCTGTTGCAGACCGTTTTCTTTTTCCTGTTTGGAAAGCTTCGCGTGGCAGTGCGTATCGAGATGGGAATTACGATGGTATATGGAATTGCCAATGCTTACGTGACAGCATTTCGGACAAATCCGATTGTGCCGTGGGATGTTTTATCGCTTAAGACAGCGACAAGCGTGGCGGGAAACTATGATTTCGCACCATCGAGGCGCATGGTTGTGGTGACCGTTTTCTATCTTCTGATTCTTATTGGGGTTCAGTTTGTAAAACTAACCTGTCGCAGCATAAGTTTGTGGAAAAGATGTGGTTTTGGTATAATTACAGTTGTAGTTTTATGCCTGTTCTGCAATTCACTGCAAACGGAATCTTTTCAGAACAGACATCTTTTGTATAACAAATTATTTACCCCGGTTTATATGACAAATGTAGATGGAATAGCGGTGACATTTGTGATGAATCTTGCCTATATGGCGATTGAGAAACCGGCAGGATATAACAGTGAGACGGCAAAAGAGACATTATCAGCCTACGAATCCCAGGTGACAGAGCAAGAAGAGGAGGTTTCGAATGAGGAACTTCCGAATATTATTGTGATTATGAATGAGTCATTTTCAGATTTGTCGGTGCTTGGTGATTTTACCACCAATGAAGATTACATGCCGTATCTTCACCAGCTGCAAAAAGGTGAGGAAAACACGGTGACAGGAATGTTAAATGTGTCAGTGTGTGGTGGAAATACGGCCAACACGGAATTTGAATTCCTGACGGGAAATACAATGGCATTTTTGCCACAGGGAAGTATTGCCTATCAGCAGTATATCACAGGAGATTTGCCGGCAATTCCATCATATCTTGCATCATTAGGCTATGAAACTTACGCGACACATCCGTATTATGCGTCCGGCTGGGATCGCGACACGGTATATCCGAAGCTTGGATTTGAGCACATGGATTTTATCGATTCTTATGAATCGCCAACATATATCCGCAAATACATCAGTGACGATAGCTGTGTAGATAAAATCATCTCGCTTTATGAAAAGAAAAAGCAGGGTACGCCAATGTTTTTGTTTAATGTGACGATGCAAAATCATGGTGGTTATTCTGAAAAAAGTTATAATTTCACACCGGATATTAAGGTGGATGGAGTATCAAACTTTTCGCTAGAGCAATATTTGTCGTTGGTGAAACGTTCCGATGAGGCACTGGAACGATTGATTTCTTATTTTAAGGAGACAGATGAAAAAACAATTGTAGTCTTTTTCGGGGATCATCAGCCAAGTGATCTGGTGGCTTCTTCTATCTTAAATCTGAATGGGATGACGACAACGACGCTGACAGAGGAGGAAACAAAACTCCGCTACGAAGTTCCGTATGTCATTTGGGCGAACTATGACATTGGAGAGGAGACAAATGCGGACACAAGTGCGAATTATCTGGGGCTTGAGGTGTTACAAAAAGCCGGAATTACCTTGCCTGCTTACCAGAATTTCTTAAAGGAGACAAAAGAAAAATATCCGATTCTTTCCGCCGTTCGTATTACGAATCAGGACAGCGGGGAGACATCAAAGAAAAAAGAGAGCGAGGGACTTAATCTCTATCAGCAGCTTCAATATTATTTATTGTTTGATTTGGAGGAATAA
- a CDS encoding S1 RNA-binding domain-containing protein has protein sequence METMDDYKDELEASFRTIKEGDIITGTVIGVNEEEVTLDLKYYTQGIIKVEDLSNDPDFNVLEQIHEGDELEATVVREDDGQGNIQLSCKEANEVLAWEKLQQMLEDETTVTVRIKESVPSGVVTYLEGIRAFIPASQISLEYVEDTDAWIGKEIPARVITVDEEHQKLVLSGKVVAREAEVEERNHKISMIVPGSVLEGTVESLQPYGAFVNLGNGLSGLVHISQICERRIKKPSEVLKEGQKVKVKVLNTNDNKISLSMKALEEEMIDTEPVEEIEAYTSTESASTSLGDLLSKFKF, from the coding sequence ATGGAAACAATGGACGATTACAAAGACGAGTTAGAGGCATCTTTTCGAACCATTAAAGAAGGAGACATCATAACCGGAACAGTCATTGGTGTGAACGAAGAAGAAGTGACACTGGATTTAAAATATTACACACAGGGAATCATCAAGGTAGAAGATTTAAGCAATGATCCGGATTTTAATGTTTTGGAACAGATTCACGAAGGGGATGAGTTAGAGGCGACTGTTGTAAGAGAAGATGATGGACAGGGAAACATCCAGCTTTCCTGCAAAGAGGCAAACGAGGTGCTTGCCTGGGAAAAATTACAGCAGATGTTAGAAGATGAGACAACTGTTACGGTTCGAATCAAAGAGAGCGTTCCAAGCGGAGTGGTTACTTATCTGGAGGGAATCCGTGCGTTTATCCCGGCATCCCAGATTAGCTTAGAATACGTAGAAGATACCGATGCCTGGATTGGAAAAGAGATTCCGGCTCGAGTTATCACGGTAGACGAGGAACATCAGAAGTTAGTTCTTTCCGGAAAAGTAGTAGCGAGAGAAGCAGAGGTGGAAGAACGAAATCACAAGATTTCCATGATTGTACCGGGAAGTGTTCTAGAAGGTACGGTGGAGAGTTTACAGCCATATGGCGCATTCGTAAATCTTGGAAATGGCTTAAGTGGTCTGGTCCACATTTCTCAAATCTGTGAGCGTAGAATCAAAAAGCCATCTGAAGTTTTAAAAGAAGGCCAGAAGGTGAAGGTAAAAGTCTTAAATACAAACGACAACAAAATCAGCCTCAGCATGAAAGCTTTGGAAGAAGAAATGATTGACACCGAGCCAGTTGAGGAGATAGAAGCTTATACTTCCACAGAGAGTGCATCCACAAGCCTTGGAGATTTGTTGAGTAAGTTTAAATTTTAG
- a CDS encoding MATE family efflux transporter, whose protein sequence is MKTDMTKGNPMKIILLFSIPVLMGNLFQQFYNMVDTIIVGQYLGSDALAAVGSTGCLMFLVLGFANGIAQGFGVMVSHAFGAKNEKLLKHYVALAIILTVIVSVILTIPTVLASRQFLIWMNTPENILDMADAYIKVIFAGIFCTMSYNVASGLLRSIGDSKTPLYFLIFSSALNIVLDVFLIVVAKLGTAGAAYATVISQGVSALLSFIVMFRKYDILRTSREDYYMDLNGIGHMLYIGIQMALNYSITAIGTMIFQASVNMFGSQVVAAFTAASKVHNIATQTMPTLGTAAATYCGQNLGAGKYDRIFKGMKSCFWICIGCAVVAAAINCLAGPYMIGWFITSPSATDIENAMRYLRIASMFMLPLAWIFAYRNGLQGLNRGLVPMLSGVMELAARAIAIAILAKPFGYTGVCFADPAAWVSTGILLIITYFIWEIHMKKKLSMQEQLQ, encoded by the coding sequence ATGAAGACAGATATGACAAAGGGGAATCCGATGAAAATTATTCTGCTGTTTTCCATCCCTGTTTTGATGGGGAACCTGTTTCAGCAGTTTTATAATATGGTGGATACGATTATTGTGGGACAGTATTTAGGTTCAGATGCGCTGGCAGCAGTAGGTTCTACGGGCTGCTTAATGTTTTTGGTGCTGGGATTTGCAAACGGTATCGCACAAGGGTTTGGTGTTATGGTAAGCCATGCATTTGGAGCAAAGAATGAGAAGTTACTGAAACATTATGTGGCACTTGCTATTATTCTTACGGTGATAGTTTCAGTGATACTTACGATACCGACCGTTTTGGCATCAAGACAGTTTTTAATCTGGATGAATACGCCGGAAAATATTCTGGATATGGCGGATGCATATATTAAAGTTATTTTTGCAGGCATCTTTTGTACGATGTCCTACAATGTGGCATCTGGCCTGCTTCGAAGCATCGGCGACAGTAAGACACCACTTTACTTTTTGATTTTTTCATCCGCGCTTAATATTGTGCTGGATGTATTCCTGATTGTGGTGGCAAAGCTAGGAACTGCGGGAGCTGCGTATGCAACCGTTATCTCACAGGGAGTTTCTGCACTTCTTAGTTTTATTGTTATGTTTCGTAAATATGATATTTTGCGGACAAGCAGAGAGGATTACTATATGGATTTGAATGGAATTGGGCATATGTTATACATTGGAATCCAGATGGCGTTAAATTATTCGATTACAGCGATTGGAACCATGATTTTCCAGGCATCTGTCAATATGTTTGGCTCGCAGGTTGTGGCAGCTTTTACGGCTGCGTCCAAAGTACACAATATTGCAACACAGACGATGCCGACACTTGGAACCGCAGCTGCAACTTATTGCGGACAGAATCTTGGAGCTGGAAAATATGACCGTATCTTTAAAGGTATGAAGTCCTGCTTTTGGATTTGCATCGGTTGTGCCGTCGTGGCAGCAGCTATCAACTGTCTGGCAGGTCCTTATATGATAGGATGGTTTATCACCTCTCCGTCCGCAACGGATATTGAGAATGCAATGCGTTATCTAAGAATTGCAAGTATGTTTATGCTTCCGTTAGCATGGATTTTTGCATACCGGAATGGGCTGCAGGGATTAAACCGTGGATTGGTTCCAATGTTAAGCGGTGTTATGGAACTTGCAGCAAGAGCGATTGCAATTGCAATTTTAGCAAAACCATTCGGATATACCGGCGTGTGCTTTGCAGACCCAGCGGCATGGGTATCGACAGGAATCCTTTTGATTATCACTTATTTTATCTGGGAAATCCACATGAAGAAAAAGCTTTCCATGCAGGAACAGTTACAATAA
- a CDS encoding diaminopimelate decarboxylase — protein sequence MSKKPFVTKEQLEKIVEQYPTPFHLYDEKGIRENAKAVKEAFAWNPGFREYFAVKATPNPFLLNILKEYDCGCDCSSLTELMLADSQGFNGEHIMFSSNETPAEEFKFANEIGAIINLDDFTHIDFLEKTIGKIPETISCRYNPGGVFQMSNGIMDNPGDSKYGFTKEQLFEGFKILKEKGAKHFGVHAFLASNTVTNDYYPQLARELFELVVELKKETGCDIRFINLSGGVGVAYKPDQTPNDIRAIGAGVKKVYDEILVPAGLGDVAIYSEMGRFMMGPYGALITKAIHEKHIYKEYIGVDACAVNLMRPAIYGAYHHITVMGKEDAPCDHKYDVVGSLCENCDKFAVDRMLPKIDMGDLLFIHDTGAHGFSMGYNYNGKLRSAEILLKEDGSTQLIRRAETPDDYFATFDCFDILKNMKHPEKRS from the coding sequence ATGAGTAAGAAACCATTTGTAACAAAAGAACAGTTAGAAAAAATTGTAGAACAGTATCCGACACCGTTTCATCTTTATGATGAAAAAGGAATTCGCGAAAATGCAAAGGCAGTAAAAGAGGCATTTGCATGGAACCCAGGATTCCGCGAGTATTTTGCGGTAAAGGCAACACCAAACCCATTTTTGTTAAATATTTTAAAAGAATATGACTGCGGCTGCGATTGTTCTTCCTTGACAGAGCTGATGTTAGCAGATTCCCAGGGATTTAACGGGGAACACATTATGTTTTCTTCAAATGAAACTCCGGCCGAGGAATTCAAGTTTGCAAACGAGATTGGTGCAATCATCAACCTGGACGATTTTACACACATTGATTTTTTGGAAAAGACAATTGGAAAAATTCCAGAGACCATCAGCTGCCGTTATAATCCGGGCGGAGTGTTCCAGATGAGTAACGGAATCATGGACAATCCTGGTGACTCCAAATACGGATTTACCAAAGAGCAGTTGTTTGAAGGATTTAAGATTTTAAAAGAAAAAGGTGCAAAACATTTTGGTGTGCATGCCTTTTTGGCAAGTAATACCGTGACAAATGACTATTATCCACAGCTTGCAAGAGAGTTGTTTGAGCTTGTGGTAGAATTGAAAAAAGAGACAGGCTGCGACATCCGTTTCATCAATTTATCCGGTGGTGTTGGAGTTGCTTACAAACCAGACCAGACACCAAACGATATCCGTGCAATCGGCGCCGGTGTTAAAAAAGTGTACGATGAGATTTTAGTGCCTGCTGGTCTTGGCGATGTTGCAATTTACAGCGAAATGGGAAGATTTATGATGGGACCTTACGGCGCTTTGATTACAAAGGCAATCCATGAAAAACATATTTATAAGGAATACATTGGTGTAGATGCTTGTGCTGTAAATTTAATGCGTCCAGCAATTTATGGCGCATATCATCATATTACTGTTATGGGAAAAGAAGATGCACCATGTGATCACAAGTATGACGTTGTAGGTTCTCTTTGTGAAAACTGTGATAAATTTGCAGTGGATCGTATGCTTCCAAAGATTGACATGGGAGATTTGTTGTTCATCCATGATACAGGTGCGCATGGCTTTTCTATGGGATACAACTACAATGGTAAATTAAGATCAGCAGAGATTCTGTTAAAAGAGGATGGAAGCACGCAGCTTATCCGTCGTGCAGAAACTCCAGATGACTACTTTGCAACATTCGATTGTTTTGATATACTTAAGAACATGAAGCATCCAGAAAAAAGATCGTAA